Genomic DNA from Lagenorhynchus albirostris chromosome 9, mLagAlb1.1, whole genome shotgun sequence:
AAGACCCATCTCTTTCCAAACTAGGAACCGTCATCCCTCCTTCCCGGAAACACCTCCCCTTGGATGCCTAAGAAACCCCGGTTCTGACTCCTCACCCTGCCTCTTGTCTGCAACCTGTTCCTCAGCCCTCACATATACCACTGGTCCCACTATGCTCTCCGTCACCCCGGGTGCAGGTCAGCCTTGTGTGACTGCTCCTTCCAAGTCCAGACACCAATCCCTCCTAACCTCTTGGACTTCCCCCTCCTCTCTGTGCCCtggtccttccctctcccacgtCCTGGGCACTGAGGCTCCTGGGATCACTTTGATGTGTAGCAGAGAGAGCTCTCAGGGGGCGGGGGCTCTAGTCCTGACCCCACTGCACAGCTGCTCAGTGACCACTTCCCTGGGAATTCCGGAGGTCAGGGGGCTTCAGGGAATGCTGTGAAATCATGCTGAGCACCTGCCCTCAGTTGCCGTCTCCCCCCTCCATGGGTTATTTCCTACTGGAGCAGATGTCCCGTGTGGGGAAGGGAGGCAGCGGGTGGGGCACCCCAGCGGGAGGTTCACATGCATGCCACGTGGCGGCAGGTTCTGTGTTGACGCCTTCACATGCATTGTCaggcaggtggggaaactgaggctcgggaaGTTAATTAACCTGATgaagccacacagctggtaagtggcagagccgagATGCTTCGGCAGGTCTGTCTGGTCCTAAAGCCATactccttgtttgtttgtttttttacttttatttgtatttattttttgcagcatTTATTCCTGGGCCATAcgtttttgtttcttcagtttcttctgagatatcttcttcttctggacaacctcctcttctggtttaggaacaatctgttctttttcagtaagGATCATCTCAATGTGGCAGGGAGAGCTCACGTATGGGTTGATCCGACCATGAGCTCTGTAAGTCCTGTGCCGCATCTTGGAGGCTTTGCTCACCTGGATGTGCTCAATGACCAGAGAATCTACATCTAAGCCCTTAAGTTCAGCATCACTCTCTGCATTTTTGAGCATGTGCTGTGAAAATTCAGCGCTCCTTCTGGGCCACCGACCCTGCATCCAGCCCCACTGTTTGGCCTGGGCACACCTACCAACTCCACCATTGTAATGACGGAATGGCACATGTTGCCTCTTTAAAGTGACGTCCTTCAGACACTTGGTGGCTTTTCGGATAAGCATACCCTTAATGGCCTGGGCAGTTTCATAGTGTTCTTAAAGTGAACACGAAGATTTGAACCTCTTGACTTGCatgattttgtggggttttctggGTCAAGTGAAGAGCGAACCATTTTTAGAGGTCACCTCAAGCCACttaccagaaaagaaaacataaagtcaTACTTTTAACCAGCGTGCAACTTCTTCCCACGCGATCCTCTCCCTCAGACAGACCTGCCCTTCGCCACCCGTGCTGCCTCTTTAACAGAATCCTTACCCCTCAGCCTGGCATTTAAAGCTCTCTACAATGTGGCCCAGCCACGTGCAACCAAACGACAGCCCTCAGGTCCCCAAATGAATATTCTGTCTGCTTAAGTGggtcccttccctctccccatgccaACTTGCCCATCTGCCCCCCACATTTCCTGCAGCTCCTCATCCTGCTCAGATGCCCTGCCCAAGATGCAAACCCCCCCCCCCATCTTCTAGGTCCTCATCTGGCCCTGTGGCCTTTAGGAGCTGTCCCCTGCCACCTCAGCCCATACAGCTGTCCTCTCTTGCTGATGGTCACACTCAAATCCACTTGGTCTTAATCATTTCCACCTACGTCCCCCAGGagacagtcctctccctgaggaCAGGGTGGTGTGATGTGTGATCCCCTTCGCTCCCTCCTAAG
This window encodes:
- the LOC132525412 gene encoding large ribosomal subunit protein uL22-like, translated to MLIRKATKCLKDVTLKRQHVPFRHYNGGVGRCAQAKQWGWMQGRWPRRSAEFSQHMLKNAESDAELKGLDVDSLVIEHIQVSKASKMRHRTYRAHGRINPYVSSPCHIEMILTEKEQIVPKPEEEVVQKKKISQKKLKKQKRMAQE